One window of the Cotesia glomerata isolate CgM1 linkage group LG10, MPM_Cglom_v2.3, whole genome shotgun sequence genome contains the following:
- the LOC123272634 gene encoding uncharacterized protein LOC123272634 isoform X1 — protein sequence MGVIINLLLFTTILLLVLLDIGECRRSSKKFNTDVFFSYYNCKGKFDHNKIRMLASLCLMCYDGDWGAYRYRYYCSRNCFQTFTYEECLQKLTFSQKDLESIQSDFEFITNNRNFFNGLVNQVYGVLPNETTDETTENIDHLMVSSTSHRPV from the exons ATGGGTGTCATAATTAATCTATTACTTTTTACAACAATATTATTGCTTGTTTTGCTCGACATTGGTGAGTGCCGACggtcatcaaaaaaatttaacacggATGTGTTTTTTTCGTACTATAATTGTAAAGGAAAATTTGATCACAATAAAATACGGATGTTAGCTTCACTGTGTCTCATGTGTTATGACGGAGATTGGGGAGCGTATCGTTATCGATATTATTGCAG TCGTAACTGCTTCCAAACTTTTACATACGAGGAATGTCTgcaaaaattgacattttcgCAAAAAGATTTGGAGTCAATACAAAGCGATTTCGAGTTCATAACGAataacagaaattttttcaatggaTTGGTCAATCAGGTTTAT GGTGTTCTTCCAAACGAAACTACTGACGAAACAACAGAAAACATAGATCATTTAATGGTTTCTTCAACTAGTCACCGACCGGTATGA
- the LOC123272634 gene encoding uncharacterized protein LOC123272634 isoform X2, which yields MGVIINLLLFTTILLLVLLDIGECRRSSKKFNTDVFFSYYNCKGKFDHNKIRMLASLCLMCYDGDWGAYRYRYYCSRNCFQTFTYEECLQKLTFSQKDLESIQSDFEFITNNRNFFNGLVNQGVLPNETTDETTENIDHLMVSSTSHRPV from the exons ATGGGTGTCATAATTAATCTATTACTTTTTACAACAATATTATTGCTTGTTTTGCTCGACATTGGTGAGTGCCGACggtcatcaaaaaaatttaacacggATGTGTTTTTTTCGTACTATAATTGTAAAGGAAAATTTGATCACAATAAAATACGGATGTTAGCTTCACTGTGTCTCATGTGTTATGACGGAGATTGGGGAGCGTATCGTTATCGATATTATTGCAG TCGTAACTGCTTCCAAACTTTTACATACGAGGAATGTCTgcaaaaattgacattttcgCAAAAAGATTTGGAGTCAATACAAAGCGATTTCGAGTTCATAACGAataacagaaattttttcaatggaTTGGTCAATCAG GGTGTTCTTCCAAACGAAACTACTGACGAAACAACAGAAAACATAGATCATTTAATGGTTTCTTCAACTAGTCACCGACCGGTATGA
- the LOC123273114 gene encoding tetraspanin-7-like codes for MGKRFETIAATACMTTLLMLFNFVFWCTGIAMLCVGILMRIQLRDYVDMSVEGSGAALLGLACLGGLVVLAATLACCCTARGHPALLYLYGGFLAVVALLELGAGASVYAYRTTLTEGFDQGLNDSMALYGIDKAKSAHIDVMQSTLHCCGNRAYTDWSEMKPPKKIPQTCCKSRDKCAIDNINDIYDEGCYDLVIDFINSNIGLVAGSAVGVAFFPLIGVFLACCLASNINKAKYEQVA; via the exons ATGGGTAAGAGATTTGAAACAATTGCTGCAACAGCTTGTATGACAACTCTTTTGATgcttttcaattttgttttttgg TGCACGGGAATCGCAATGCTATGTGTTGGAATATTAATGCGGATACAACTTCGCGATTATGTTGACATGAGTGTTGAAGGAAGTGGTGCAGCCTTACTTGGACTGGCTTGTTTAGGAGGTCTGGTAGTTCTTGCTGCAACACTTGCCTGTTGCTGTACCGCACGCGGACATCCGGCTTTGTTGTATCTG TATGGTGGATTCCTAGCGGTTGTGGCATTATTGGAACTAGGTGCGGGTGCATCTGTTTATGCTTATCGAACCACACTAACTGAGGGCTTTGATCAAGGATTAAATGACAGCATGGCACTTTATGGAATCGATAAAGCTAAAAGCGCTCATATTGATGTCATGCAATCAACG cTTCACTGTTGCGGAAATCGAGCTTATACTGATTGGTCTGAAATGAAGCCTCCGAAGAAAATTCCCCAGACTTGCTGCAAATCCCGCGACAAGTGTGCCATTGACAACATAAATGACATTTACGATgaa GGCTGTTACGACCTGGTGATCgattttattaatagtaatattgGTCTGGTAGCTGGAAGTGCTGTCGGGGTGGCTTTCTTCCCATTGATTGGAGTATTTTTGGCATGTTGCCTCGCAAGTAATATTAACAAAGCTAAGTACGAGCAAGTGGCTTAa